One window of the Marmota flaviventris isolate mMarFla1 chromosome 2, mMarFla1.hap1, whole genome shotgun sequence genome contains the following:
- the Bcl2l10 gene encoding bcl-2-like protein 10, whose protein sequence is MADLLQERTAELLTDYLEYCAREPGTPEPPPSTPEAALLRSAAARLQQQYEPFFSLYRGHPGNRVELMAQMAEAVLSDNQALNWGRVVMLVTFAGTLLERKPQDTHGPHTRDQAALDCQRLVDLLCAQLVGRHRAWLEAQGGWDGFCDFFRTPLPLTFWRNLLVQIFMSCLLATIFIYFCKRFYRTS, encoded by the exons ATGGCAGACCTGCTGCAGGAGCGCACCGCCGAGCTGCTGACCGACTACCTGGAGTACTGTGCCCGGGAGCCGGGCACCCCCGAGCCGCCGCCGTCCACTCCCGAGGCCGCCCTGTTGCGCTCCGCGGCCGCCCGGTTACAACAGCAATACGAGcccttcttctccctctaccGCGGGCACCCAGGTAACCGCGTCGAGCTGATGGCACAGATGGCAGAGGCTGTTCTTTCCGACAACCAGGCCCTCAACTGGGGCCGTGTGGTGATGCTTGTGACCTTCGCAGGGACGCTGCTGGAGAGAAAGCCGCAGGACACCCACGGGCCGCACACCCGGGACCAAGCTGCCCTGGACTGTCAGCGTCTCGTGGACTTGCTCTGTGCTCAGCTCGTGGGGCGGCACCGCGCCTGGCTGGAGGCTCAAGGCGGCTGG GATGGCTTTTGTGACTTCTTTAGGACACCCTTGCCACTAACGTTTTGGAGAAATCTTCTGGTCCAGATTTTTATGTCGTGCCTTTTAGCAACTATCTTCATCTATTTCTGCAAACGATTTTATCGTACTTCCTAA